From a single Capsicum annuum cultivar UCD-10X-F1 chromosome 12, UCD10Xv1.1, whole genome shotgun sequence genomic region:
- the LOC107849445 gene encoding uncharacterized protein K02A2.6-like: MDIDYFTKWVEATTFKLVTKKAVVDFIHSNIIYRFGISKIIVTDNAANLNSHLIQEVCQQLKIMHRNSTSYRPKENGDVEAANKNLKKLLCKMVQGFRQWHEKLPFALLGYRTMVRTSIGATPYWLVYGTEVVIPVEIEIPSLRVVVEAEIDEDQWVKTRLEQLSLIDKKRLTSVSHGQLYQKRMARAYNKKSIECKSKSHQPET, translated from the coding sequence ATGgacattgattatttcacaaagtgggtggaagcaacGACTTTCAAGTTAGTGACTAAGAAAGCggtggttgattttattcactcCAATATCATTTATCGGTTTGGCATTTCGAAGATAATTGTCACCGATAATGCTGcaaatctcaatagtcatttgatacAAGAAGTGTGCCAACAATTAAAGATTATGCATCGAAATTCTACTTCGTATCGTCCAAAGGAAAATGGGGATGtagaagctgccaacaagaacttaaagaaaTTACTTTGCAAGATGGTGCAGGGTTTtcgacaatggcatgaaaagttaccttTTGCTTTATTGGGTTATCGTACTATGGTTCGAActtcaattggtgcaactccttactGGTTAGTGTATGGAACTGAAGTAGTTATACCTGTAGAGATTGAGATTCCATCTCTTCGAGTAGTTGTGGAAGCTGAAATTGATGAAGACCAATGGGTCAAGACTCGTTTGGAGCAATTAAGCTTGATTGATAAAAAAAGATTGACATCAGTATCTCATGGACAACTATACCAGAAGAGAATGGcacgagcatataacaaaaag